The stretch of DNA GCGCTGGCCTGGCAACTGCAGCGCCGGGCGAGCAACGGACAAGCCGAGGTCGCCTTGCTCGAAGAGCGACTGGCCATGGCGCAACTGGCGCAGGACGGGCTCAACGCGCAGTTGGAAGCCAGTCGCGATGAAACGGTTGATCTGGCGCAGGCCAACGCCGCGAAACAGGCTGAACTGGCCGCCCTGCGCCGTGAAGTCGAGTTGCTGCAGATCGAGCGCGATGACGCCCGCGACGCCTCCCACGCCTGGAACATCGAGCGCGCCAACAAGGAAGCCGAACTACGCCGTCTGGACGCCCAGGCAGCGTCGCTGAACGCCGAGTTGCGCGAGCAACAGGAAAGCCATCAACAACGCCTCAACGACCTGCAAGGCTCGCGCGATGAACTGCGGGCGCAGTTCGCCGAGCTGGCCGGCAAGATTTTCGATGAGCGCGAGCAGCGCTTCGCCGAGACCAGCCAACAGCGCCTCGGCCAACTGCTCGACCCGTTGAAAGAACGCATCCAGTCCTTCGAAAAACGCGTGGAAGAAAGCTATCAGGCCGAAGCCCGCGAGCGCTTCTCGCTGGCCAAGGAACTGGAGCGTCTGCAGCAGTTGAACCTGCGCCTGAGCGACGAAGCGACCAACCTGACCCGCGCCCTCAAAGGCCAGAAGACCCAAGGCAACTGGGGCGAACTGATTCTTGAGCGAGTGCTGGAACACGCAGGCCTGGAGAAGGGCCGTGAGTACCAGACGCAGGTCAACCTCAAGGGCCCGGACGGCGAGCGCTTCCAGCCCGACGTGATCATTTATCTGCCGGGCGACAAGCAGGTGGTGGTCGATTCCAAGGTCAGCCTCACCGCCTATCAGCAGTACGTCGCCGCCGAAGACGACAGCATCGGCCAAGTCGCGATCAAGCAGCACGTGCTGTCGCTGCGCAGCCACGTCAAAGGCCTCGCCGGCAAGGACTACAAGCGCCTGGAGGGGCTGCACAGCCTCGATTTCGTCTTGCTGTTCGTGCCGATCGAGGCGGCATTTTCCGCCGCCCTGCAAGCCGAGCCGACGCTGTTTCAGGAGGCGTTCGACCGCAACATTGTGATCGTCAGCCCGACCACGTTGCTGGCGACCCTGCGGGTGATCGACAGTCTGTGGAAGCAGGAGCGGCAAAGCCAGAACGCCCGGGAAATCGCCGAGCGTGCCGGCTGGCTGTACGACAAGTTCGTGCTGTTCATTCAAGATCTGGATGAGGTCGGCAATCGCCTGCAACAGCTGGACAAGGCCTACAGTTCGGCGCGCAACAAACTCACGGAAGGACGCGGCAACCTGGTCAGCCGCAGCGAGCAGCTCAAACTGCTGGGCGCGCGGGCGAGCAAAAGTCTGCCGGCGGATCTGTTGGAGCGGGCGATGACTGATGTCGATGGTCTGGTCGAGCTACCTGAATAGCCCCAAAAGCTTCGCGAGCAGGCTCGCTCCCACAGGAAAATGCATTTCAAAGGTGGGAGCGGGCTTGCTCGCGAAGGCGTCAGCAGTAGCGCTGCAACACTCAAGTCGAACGGTTAGAGCGGCACATACCGACTCAACAACGCCCGCAACGCCGCCGGTTTCACCGGTTTGGCCAGATAATCCAGCCCAGCCGCATGCACCTGCGCCACGGTTTCCGGGCGACCATCGGCGCTGATCACCACCCCCGGCACCGGCTCTCCCAGCGTAGTGCGCAGCCACGCCATCAGCTCGGTCCCGGTATCGCCGTGGTCGAGGTGATAGTCGACCAACGCCAGTTGCGGCCGCACGCCATCGCTGAGCAACGCCGCGCATTCCTCGCGGTTGCGCGCCGTCCACACCTGACAGCCCCAACGGCTCAGCAGGCTGTTCATGCCGATCAGAATGCTGTCTTCATTGTCGATGCACAGTACCTGTGCGCCGCTGAGCAACTTGCCGTTCAACTCGACCGCAGCGTGCGCCGGCACCGACTGCGGCCGGGCCAGCGGCACGCTGACGCTGAACACACTGCCGCGTCCTGGCCATGAGCGTACGCGCAGCGTATGGCCCAGCACTCGACACAAACCATCGGCGATCGCCAGGCCGAGCCCGAGGCCTTTTTCGGCGCGGGTCTGATGGCTGTCGAGGCGTTTGAACTCCTCGAAAATCACCTGTTGCTTGTCTTCCGGAATACCTGGCCCGCGATCCCACACTTCCAGGCACAGTTCACCGCGGCGTCGCCGCACGCCCAGCAGCACCGGACCCTTGGCGTAGCGGAAAGCGTTGGTCAGGAAGTTCTGCAGAATCCGCCGCAGCAACTTGATGTCGCTGTCGATGCGCAAGTGGCTGCCGCGCACGCGGAAGGTCAGGCCTTGCTCGTGAGCCAGCGCCTTGAATTCGGCGCCGAGGGTATCGAACAGCTCATTGAGCGCAAACGGCTTGCGATCGGGGTTGATCTTGCCGTTTTCCAGGCGGGAAATATCCAGCAGGTCGCTGATCAAGTCTTCCGCCGACCGCAGCGAACTGTCGAGGTGTTGCACCAGTTGCTGCGCCTCGTTGCTCAAGCCGTCGTCCTGGTGAGAGAGGGCGGCGGAGAACAGTCGCGCGGCGTTCAGCGGCTGCATCAGGTCATGACTGACCGCCGCGAGGAAACGGGTTTTCGATTGGTTGGCGGCCTCGGCGTTGCCCTTGGCTTCGGTCAGCGCGACGTTGAGCTGCGAGAGTTCCTGGGTGCGCTCGCTGACGCGCTGCTCCAGTCCTTCGTTGGCCTCGGTCAGCGCCTGCTCGGCCTCACGGAACGCGGTGATGTCGGTGAAACTCATGACGAAACCGCCGCCGGGCATCGGGTTGCCGATCAACTCGATCACCCGGCCGTTGGGGAACAAGCGCTCCGAGGTGTGTGCACGGCCCTGACGCATCCAGTGCAGGCGTCGGGCAACGTGGACTTCAGCCTCACCGGGGCCGCACAGGCCGCGTTCGGCGTTGTAGCGAATGATGTCGGCAATCGGCCGGCCGACGCTGATCAAACCGTCCGGGTAGTTGAACAGCTCCAGATAACGCCGGTTCCAGGCCACCAGTTTCAGCGACTGGTCGACCACGCTGATGCCCTGGGTGATGTTCTCGATCGCGCCTTGCAGCAAGGCGCGGTTGAACTGCAAGACTTCCGAGGCTTCGTCAGCGATACGCACCACGTCCTCGAGCTGCATTTCTCGACCTTCGATGGCGGCTTTTACCACCGCGCGCGTCGAAGAGGCGCCGAGCACGCCGGCGAGCAAGCGTTCGGTGTGGGCGATCCATTCGCCGTCGGCGTTCTGGTTCGGGTTGAAGCCTCTGCCCTGACGGTAGGCGAAACGGATGAAGCTCTGTCGCGCACGTTCTTCACCGACAAACCGCGCCGCCAGTTGCAGCAAGTCGTCGATCTGCACCGCAAGCATCGAGCGCGCACTCGGACGGGCGCTGATTTCCTGGCCGATGAAGCGTCCGGCCTGCCAGTGTTCCGAAACCCGTGTGCGCGACAGCACCGAGACCCAGGCGAACAGGGTGAAGTTGCCCGCCAGCGACAGCACCACGCCTTGGGTCAGCGGGGTGATCGGCAGGTTCAGCGGGTTGCTGTGCAGCCACGCCAGCCCCGGGAAAGTGCTCAGCGACCAGCCAAGGCTGTGGGCGGCAATCGGCAGGATCAGCGTGTAGAACCAGAGGAATGTGCCGGCGGCGAGGCCCGCGAAAACCCCACGGCGGTTGGCCTGTTTCCAGTACAGCGCGCCGAGCATCGCCGGGGCCAGTTGGGTCACGGCGGCGAAGGCGATCTGGCCGATGGTCGCCAGACTCGCAGTGGAGCCGAGCAAGCGATAGCTGACGTAAGCCAGCAGCAGGATCAGCACGATGCTCACGCGGCGCACCGAGAGCATCCACTGGCGGAACACTTCGAACGGGCGCTCGGCGTTGTTGCGCCGCAGCAGCCACGGCAACAACAT from Pseudomonas sp. P8_229 encodes:
- the rmuC gene encoding DNA recombination protein RmuC, which translates into the protein MLEERLAMAQLAQDGLNAQLEASRDETVDLAQANAAKQAELAALRREVELLQIERDDARDASHAWNIERANKEAELRRLDAQAASLNAELREQQESHQQRLNDLQGSRDELRAQFAELAGKIFDEREQRFAETSQQRLGQLLDPLKERIQSFEKRVEESYQAEARERFSLAKELERLQQLNLRLSDEATNLTRALKGQKTQGNWGELILERVLEHAGLEKGREYQTQVNLKGPDGERFQPDVIIYLPGDKQVVVDSKVSLTAYQQYVAAEDDSIGQVAIKQHVLSLRSHVKGLAGKDYKRLEGLHSLDFVLLFVPIEAAFSAALQAEPTLFQEAFDRNIVIVSPTTLLATLRVIDSLWKQERQSQNAREIAERAGWLYDKFVLFIQDLDEVGNRLQQLDKAYSSARNKLTEGRGNLVSRSEQLKLLGARASKSLPADLLERAMTDVDGLVELPE
- a CDS encoding NahK/ErcS family hybrid sensor histidine kinase/response regulator; its protein translation is MSLSTGLIAAVALAYMAIMFAIAFYGDRRSAPLPPRMRAWVYSLSLAVYCTSWTFFGAVGQAAEQLWSFLPIYLGPILLLLGAPWVLQKMVMISKQENITSIADFIAARYGKSQSLAVVVALICLVGVLPYIALQLKGIVLGVNLLIGAGADAMGTRAQDTALIVSLVLALFTIVFGTRNLDATEHHRGMVLAIAFESLVKLFAFLAVGAFVTFGLYDGFDDLFNQAMLAPRLEEYWKETINWPSMVVQTGVAMMAIICLPRQFHVTVVENIDPQDLRLAKWVFPAYLALAALFVVPIALAGQMLLPSHVLPDSFVISLPLAQAHPALALLAFIGGASAATGMVIVASVALSTMVSNDMLLPWLLRRNNAERPFEVFRQWMLSVRRVSIVLILLLAYVSYRLLGSTASLATIGQIAFAAVTQLAPAMLGALYWKQANRRGVFAGLAAGTFLWFYTLILPIAAHSLGWSLSTFPGLAWLHSNPLNLPITPLTQGVVLSLAGNFTLFAWVSVLSRTRVSEHWQAGRFIGQEISARPSARSMLAVQIDDLLQLAARFVGEERARQSFIRFAYRQGRGFNPNQNADGEWIAHTERLLAGVLGASSTRAVVKAAIEGREMQLEDVVRIADEASEVLQFNRALLQGAIENITQGISVVDQSLKLVAWNRRYLELFNYPDGLISVGRPIADIIRYNAERGLCGPGEAEVHVARRLHWMRQGRAHTSERLFPNGRVIELIGNPMPGGGFVMSFTDITAFREAEQALTEANEGLEQRVSERTQELSQLNVALTEAKGNAEAANQSKTRFLAAVSHDLMQPLNAARLFSAALSHQDDGLSNEAQQLVQHLDSSLRSAEDLISDLLDISRLENGKINPDRKPFALNELFDTLGAEFKALAHEQGLTFRVRGSHLRIDSDIKLLRRILQNFLTNAFRYAKGPVLLGVRRRRGELCLEVWDRGPGIPEDKQQVIFEEFKRLDSHQTRAEKGLGLGLAIADGLCRVLGHTLRVRSWPGRGSVFSVSVPLARPQSVPAHAAVELNGKLLSGAQVLCIDNEDSILIGMNSLLSRWGCQVWTARNREECAALLSDGVRPQLALVDYHLDHGDTGTELMAWLRTTLGEPVPGVVISADGRPETVAQVHAAGLDYLAKPVKPAALRALLSRYVPL